A region from the Alnus glutinosa chromosome 5, dhAlnGlut1.1, whole genome shotgun sequence genome encodes:
- the LOC133869775 gene encoding PAP-specific phosphatase HAL2-like, which produces MPLNCSSLAARVPHVSGNGRIINKFTSNHVGSLFFFHPQNSSKPISVSLSNFNQSCSSSTMEDQKNLRVAALEPEKYYKELDVAVRAVQMACALCQRVQDSLISKTNGQVQSKDDNSPVTVADWSVQATVSWLLSKSFGRKNVSIVAEEDVQKLSEADASGLLAAVVNTVNECLVEAPRFGLEGPKMALGTSEVLEAISRCNSTGGPTGRFWTLDPVDGTLGFVRGDQYAVALALIEDGEVVLGVLGCPNYPMRKEWLSYHHRYHRIITKLTPPTSESWDKGFVTYATKGSGKAWMQPLLHANKKLVWPNSARPVQVSSIDDPASATFCEPVEKANSSHSFTAGLAHTMGLRKQPLRVYSMVKYAAIARGDAEIFMKFARAGYKEKIWDHAAGVVIIEEAGGVVTDARGHPLDFSKGIYLEGLDRGIIASAGAKLHDKIISAVDASWDSSSL; this is translated from the exons ATGCCTTTAAATTGTTCAAGCCTGGCTGCCAGAGTTCCACATGTCTCGGGAAACGGGAGAATAATCAACAAGTTCACATCCAACCATGTAGGAAGTTTGTTCTTCTTCCACCCCCAGAACTCATCGAAACCCATTAGTGTCTCCCTATCAAATTTCAACCAGAGCTGTTCTTCGTCAACAATGGAGGACCAGAAAAACCTGCGGGTTGCGGCCTTGGAGCCGGAAAAATATTACAAAGAACTCGATGTTGCTGTCAGAGCTGTACAGATGGCATGTGCTCTCTGCCAGAGAGTGCAAGACAGTTTGATTTCTAAAACCAACGGTCAGGTCCAATCCAAGGATGACAATTCTCCTGTCACTGTTGCAG ATTGGAGTGTCCAAGCAACTGTCAGCTGGTTACTGTCCAAGTCTTTTGGGAGGAAAAACGTGTCCATTGTTGCTGAAGAAGATGTTCAAAAACTCTCCGAGGCTGATGCATCTGGACTATTAGCAGCTGTAGTGAACACTGTGAATGAATGTCTAGTTGAAGCTCCTCGTTTTGGACTTGAAGGTCCGAAAATGGCCCTCGGGACCTCAGAGGTGCTTGAAGCCATCAGTCGTTGCAACTCAACTGGCGGTCCTACTGGAAGATTTTGGACACTTGACCCTGTTGATGGCACGTTAGGGTTTGTCCGTGGGGATCAATATGCTGTAGCTCTAGCACTGATAGAGGATGGAGAAGTTGTGCTTGGAGTTCTTGGGTGTCCAAATTACCCTATGAGAAAGGAATGGCTAAGTTATCATCACCGCTATCATAGAATTATAACTAAGTTGACTCCACCAACGTCTGAGTCTTGGGACAAAGGTTTTGTGACTTATGCGACAAAAGGTAGTGGCAAGGCTTGGATGCAACCACTGCTCCATGCAAATAAGAAGTTGGTGTGGCCAAACTCTGCAAGGCCGGTTCAAGTGTCTTCCATTGATGATCCGGCATCCGCAACCTTTTGTGAACCAGTCGAGAAGGCAAATTCAAGCCACTCCTTCACAGCAGGACTTGCTCACACCATGGGGCTCAG GAAGCAACCACTACGAGTATACAGTATGGTAAAGTATGCTGCTATAGCCCGTGGGGATGCTGAGATTTTTATGAAGTTTGCAAGAGCTGGATACAAGGAGAAGATATGGGATCATGCTGCCGGAGTTGTTATCATAGAAGAGGCCGGTGGGGTGGTAACCGATGCGAGAGGGCACCCGCTTGACTTCTCAAAGGGCATTTACCTAGAAGGCCTTGATCGCGGTATAATTGCATCCGCTGGAGCCAAACTACATGACAAGATCATCAGCGCTGTTGATGCTAGCTGGGACTCCTCTAGTCTATAA